TCATTAGGCCCGCCTTCACCCTGGGGGGATCCGGCGGAGGCATTGCCTACAACTGGGAGGAATTTCGGGCGATCTGTAAGAGCGGCCTGGAGGCCAGCCCGGTTTCCCAAATCCTGATTGAACAGTCGTTGCTGGGCTGGAAGGAGTTTGAGCTGGAGGTGATGCGCGACTCCGCCGACAACGTGGTGATTGTCTGCAGCATCGAAAACCTCGACCCGATGGGCGTTCACACCGGTGACTCGATCACCGTGGCTCCCGCCCAAACCCTCACCGACCGGGAATACCAGCGCCTGCGCGACCAATCGATTGCGATCATCCGCGAGATCGGCGTGGATACGGGCGGCAGCAACATCCAATTCGCCATCAATCCAGCCAATGGCGACGTGGTGGTGATTGAGATGAATCCGCGGGTGTCGCGCAGTTCGGCATTGGCCTCAAAGGCCACCGGTTTTCCGATCGCCAAAATCGCCGCCCGTCTGGCCGTTGGCTACACCCTCGATGAAATCGTCAACGACATCACCGGCGCCACCCCGGCCTGTTTTGAGCCCACGATTGATTACGTAGTCACCAAAATCCCCCGCTTTGCCTTTGAGAAGTTCCGCGGCAGTCCGGCGTTGCTGACCACCTCAATGAAATCGGTGGGTGAGGCGATGGCGATTGGCCGTTGTTTTGAGGAGTCGTTTCAAAAGGCGATGCGCTCCCTGGAAACGGGCCATGCCGGCTGGGGCTGCGATCGAGCCGACCTGCCCATGGACCCCACCGACCTGGAGCGGGCCCTGCGGGCCGCCAGCCCCGATCGCATTTTTGCGGTGCGCAGCGCCATGCTCGCGGGCCGCAGTGACGCTGAAATCCACCAGCTCAGTGCGATTGATCCCTGGTTCCTGGCCAAATTGCGCCGGATTGTCGATGCCCAAGGGCGCCTGTTGAGCGGCCGCGGCCTGGCTGATCTCCAGGCGGCGGCGTTGCTGGAGCTCAAGCAGCTCGGTTTTTCCGATCGTCAGATCGGCTGGGCCACAGGCAGCGATGAGCTGGAGGTGCGCCGCCATCGCCAGGCCCTAGGGGTCAATGCGGTGTTCAAAACGGTGGATACCTGCGCCGCCGAATTTGCCTCCAGCACCCCGTATCACTACGCCACCTATGAGCGGCCCCTGGAGCGGCTGGGGGCCGATGGCAGCCTGCGCCAACTTCCCGCCGAAGACGAGGTGCAACCCGATGGTCGCCGCAAAGTGATGATCCTCGGAGGTGGCCCCAACCGCATCGGCCAGGGCATTGAATTCGACTACTGCTGCTGCCATGCCTCCTTTGCCCTGCAGGAGGCCGGTTTTGCCACGGTGATGGTCAACAGCAACCCGGAAACTGTTTCCACCGACTACGACAGCAGCGATCGCCTCTACTTCGAGCCCCTCACCCTTGAGGACGTGCTGAACATCATCGAGGCCGAAAAACCGGAGGGGGTGATCGTGCAGTTCGGGGGCCAAACTCCGCTCAAGCTCGCCATTCCGCTGCTGCGTTGGCTGGGAAGTGCGGAGGGCCTGGCCACCGGCACCCGCATTTGGGGCACATCCCCCGAATCGATCGACAGCGCTGAAGACCGGGAGCAATTTGAAGCGATCCTGCGCCGCCTGGATATTCGCCAGCCCCGCAACGGCCTGGCCCGCACCGAAGCGGAAGCCCGTGCGGTGGCGGAGCGGGTTGGTTACCCGGTGGTAGTGCGCCCCAGCTATGTGCTGGGGGGGCGCGCCATGGAGGTGGTCTACGGGGAAGAGGAGCTCAATCGCTACATGGTGGAGGCGGTGCAGGTGGAGCCCGACCATCCGGTTTTGATTGATCAATACCTCGAAAATGCCACCGAGGTGGATGTGGATGCCCTTTGCGATGGGGCCGGCCAGGTGGTGATTGGTGGCGTGATGGAGCACATCGAGCCAGCGGGCATCCACTCGGGAGATTCGGCCTGCTGCCTGCCCACGGTGAGTTTGAGCGCTGAGGCCCTGGCCACGATCCGCACCTGGAGCAAGGACCTGGCCCTAGCCCTTGATGTGCGTGGCCTGATCAACCTGCAATTTGCGGTGCAGGGCGACGCCCAGGGCAAGCCGATGGTTTTCATCATTGAGGCCAATCCGCGGGCATCGCGCACGGTGCCATTTGTGGCCAAGGCCACCGGTGTGGCCCTGGCCAAGGTGGCCAGCCAGGTGATGGCGGGTAAAACCCTTGCAGAGCTGGGCCTTAGCGCCGAACCGAGGCCGCCCCTGCAAACCGTCAAGGAGGCGGTGCTGCCCTTTAAGCGTTTCCCCGGCTCCGACACCCTGCTGGGTCCGGAGATGCGCAGCACCGGTGAGGTGATGGGGATTGCGGAGGGTTTTGGCCTGGCCTATGCCAAGGCGGAGCTGGCGGCAGGCGAAGCCCTGCCCACCGGTGGGATGGTGTTTCTCTCCACCCACGACCGTGACAAGGAAGCCCTAGTTCCCGTGGCTAGCCGGCTGGCGGAGCTTGGTTTTTCCCTCACCGCCACCAGTGGCACGGCGGCCGTGCTGGCCGCCAGTGGCCTCAATGTGGAGCCGGTTCTGAAGGTGCATGAGGGCCGCCCCAACATCGAGGACTCGATCCGCTCCGGCCTGATCCAGTTGATCATCAACACGCCAATTGGCCGCAAGGCCATTCACGACGACAAATATCTGCGCCGGGCCGCCCTGGACTACGCCGTGACCACGGTCACCACCCTGGCCGGGGCCCGGGCGGCGGTGGAGGCGATCGCCACCCTCCAGCAGCAGGAGCAGGTGGTGGTGCATGCCCTACAGGACATACACCCTCAGTAGGGATACTGAGTTGCTTCCGAATTGCAACGTGGTGATGCCATGCGCTTGGGGCCATGGATGATCACGTTGCTTAAGCGGCTGGAGCGGTGTGTCGGCTGAGGCGGGTTCACACCACCGTGAGCCTGCTCAGATCACCACTGAAACCAGTGATCTCAATGATTCCGTCGCTGCCGCCCTGGAATCCGGCCTGCCCATCATTTAGCGCCAGGAAGGTGCGGTTGTTGCTGCCAGCGCCGAGGCTGAAAGTCACTGCGTCGTTGGCGCTGAAGTTGCGGCCATTGAGCAAATTGCCCACTTCAGCCAAATCCAGGCTTGCCACCCGGCCCAACTGGCTCACCTTGACTACCGCAGACCAACCATCGATCACATCGGTGCCAATCACCAAATCGGTGATGCGGTCGAAACCACTCAGCAGGCTGTCGCCCATGCCGAAAGCAAAGGTGTCGCTGCCAGCACCCCCGGTCAGGATGTCGCCGCCACCGAGGCCCCGCAGCAGGTCGTTACCGCCGCCGCCATTGAGATTATTGGCCAAGTTTGAACCGGTGATGCTGTCGGCATTTTCCGAGCCCACAACATCCTGAAAGCCCTTCACCACAAGGCTGGCGCTGCCCACAAAGGGAAGATTGTTGATGGTGAGCGATTCTTTGGAGAGGTCCACCGTCATTGTTGCGGTAGTGCCTGTGCTGCCATCGATAACATTGCGGCGATTGGGGTTGGCCTGGATCACCTCCACGTCGAAGCTGGCGATGGTGTCTGTGCCAAGGCCCCCGGATTTGCTGATAACGCCACCGCGGCTGAGGGTGATGTCGGCATTGAGGCCGGAGTAGTCGAGGGTGTCGATGCCGGCACCGCCACTAATTGAGTCGCTGCCTGCTGTTGCTAGCAAGCGATCGTTTCCATCCCCACCTGAGGAGTTATTGGAGCTGTTATCGCCCACCAGCACGTCATTGCCGGCGCCGCCAAGCAGATTCAGCGGCAGGGGCCGGGGTGCGGGAGCGGGTGCTGGGCCTGGTGCTGGGCCTGGTGCTGGAGCTGGAGCAGGTGCTGGAGCTGCGCCGATAAGCGGAGCAACGATGGGAGGGCGTTCGGCCGAATTTGCTGGGGGCATGGGAAAGAGATTTCAAACTGCTTCGAACCAACTCTCCTGCATATATTTGTCTGAACTGTGACTAAGCCCTAGCAATTTGTGACTGGATCTGACTGGGGCCTGGTCATATTTGGCAATGACTCCCCCATCTCCAGGCACAGTTCAGGCGCATTGCTCCCGGACATTGGTGGATGAAATGAATCCCCATCCAATGGCAGTTTCCTTCTCTTCCCCAGGTTCTCTAGCACTTGGCCTTGTTCTGCTCACAGGTTTTGTTGGTACTCCGGGCCGTGCGCAAGAAACCACTAAAAATTTGAATACTGTTCCCGCAAGACTTGTGCCAGCAAAGGTGTTGCCGGAGCGAGCTCTATCCGAGCTGAAGGCCCTTGAACTTGAAAAATTGGCGAGCCTGCAGAAACTGAACCGTTTGGAAGAGGCTTGCATCAGTAGGGCCAGCAACCTGGAGGCACTCCACCAGTGCAGACGCGACGAGCACCAGGCCCACAGGGAACTGCGCAAGAATGTGGGTCAGAGGATGGCGGCGATCAGCCAGCGCTATGGGTTGCCATTGGCTAAGCCAAAACACGAATATGGTGGTTGCAAGGGCGAACCGCAGACTTGATCAAAGCCCATGGCTAAGCCCTTCAAGGTCTGGTTGGTAGACGACGATCCGGAGCTCAGGCAAATGCTGGGCTCCTATCTTTCTGACCATGGTTATGAAGTTCGCTGTTTTGAGACGGCTGAACTATTCCTAGTCCGTCTTGCGATTCAGCGGCCTGATCTGGTGGTGCTCGACGTGATGCTGCCCGGTCAGGATGGCCTCTCTTTGATGCGCCAGCTTCGGGGAGCCCAGGATGATCTGCCCGTTGTGATGTTGACCGCAAAGGGTGATCCGGTCGATCGCATTATTGGCCTTGAACAGGGGGCAGACGACTACCTGGCTAAACCATTTTTGCCCAGGGAACTAACGGCGCGGGTCGACTCGGTCCTGCGCCGCCATAGCCAGAGACCAGTGGGAGTGCCCTTGGAGGGGGAGGAGCCTGTGGTATTTGGTCAATGTGTGCTGAACCTCCATACCCGCACTCTGCAGAAAGGTGATTGTATTTTGGCTATTACTACTGGTGAATTTAGTCTGTTGATGGCTTTCGTTCAAAATGCCCATCGACCCTTGTCAAGACAAAGGTTGATTGATATTGCCAGGGGGCCTGCCAGCGAAACAGATCTGCGCAGTATGGATGTTCAGGTGTCCAGGCTAAGGAAGCTAATCGAGGCTGACCCACGTCGACCAAGATATATCCAGACGGTCTGGGGATTCGGCTATGTGTTTGTGCCTGAAGGAAAACCAGCGGCCTGTTGATGGCATTTCCTGTGCTTAACAAGGCATCGCTTTCTTTCCGCCTTGTTGGATTTTTTATGTTGTCTTGGTTGGGCAGTTTGTTGCTATTTCGCTCGGTTTTAGCTGCTAAAATTGAACAAAATCAGATTGGTCAGTCTGTAAATATTCTCGCACATAATATCAGCCTTAGTGAGCTTGCATTGGAGCGCTACCCGCCCGCTGCTGTTTCTAACCTTAATGGTTATCAGTTATTGGTGGACCAACTTCCCAGACAGGCTGGAAACAGTGATGGTGTATTGCTAAGGCAGCTATCAATTTTGAAGCCACTGCTGTGTGATCGGCTTGGCCATTGCCCGGAAATGGAGCCTGCCCTCAAGCCCGATAGGGGGATCTGGATTCACCTTGCTTCTCCTTTGGAGCCAGTGTGGCTTTTCTTTCCCCTGCCCTCCGCTCAATTTCTCAGCACCGATCCCCTGCTGCTTTCCCTTTCCCTTATCACCGGTAGCGTGATGGCTGGGGCAATGTTTTTATTCCTTGAGGTGCGTAGGCCATTGCGCCGATTGGAGCAGGCCATGGCCGAGGTGCGCAGCGGTGCCGACGGCTCACCCGCTCCAGCAACTGGAGCCCTGGAAGTAAGGCAGTTGAGCCTCCATTTCAATTCCATGCTGTCCCGTATCCAGGCCAGTGAGAGGGAGCGACAGACGATGCTGGCGGGTATAGCCCACGACTTGAATAGTCCGCTTACCCGCCTGAGGTTAAGGCTGCAGGGTGGTTCAGCACCAGGCGACTCGTTACTTTGCCTGGATTCCCATGCCCAGCTAAAGCTGGGAGCAGATTTAGATGCCCTTGGGCGTATTACCCAGCAATTCCTTTTGTTCGCGGGATCAGGTAGCCGGGAAGGATTTGTGGAGGTTCCACTGCACCAACTGCTAGAGGAGCTATCTGCCCACTACGACGGCCAGGATTTGCGGCTGGAACTTGACGAAATCCAAGCCTTAGTGCAGCCGATAGCCCTCATCCGTGCCATTGGCAACCTTATCGACAACGCCCTCGAATATGGCGAAGCTCCATTGCTATTGCGCCTTATTTTGCTGAATCCGTATGCCTATGCGATCGAAGTGATTGATCGCGGCCCAGGCATTCCAGATCAGGAACTTGATTTGGCCGTTGAACCTTTTCAGCGCCTAGATCGCGCACGCAGGGGGGAGGGTCACTGCGGGCTCGGTTTGGCCATCGCCAAGAGGATTGCCCTGGTCCATGGGGGCGACCTCCTATTGAATCCCATCTCGGCAGCAGAGGGGGGTGGTCTTTGCGCATGTTTTTGGGGTAGCTGCCAGCCCCTGGAGCGGGCTTAGCGATGGGCATTCGATTGCCAAATTGTTGCCGTCCGGCCCTGGCCGGATCATTGATATTGGCTTCCTTAATTGCACCTTTGCCAGGTCTCTGCCAGGACCAGAGGGCGTTCCAGGTTCTCAGGGAACTTGAACAACAAAAGTTGCTTGAGGCTCTTCAGCTGGTCCGTATCTCCTTTAGCTGTGTGGATGCGGCCCGCAACATCCACGCCCTACAGGAATGCCATCGGCAAGAGAGGGATCGGGAATGGGAGCAACGGGAGCGCTTTCGTCGGCAGATTGGGGCTGCCAGAGCCCGCTTTGGCCTGGGGAGGCCTAGGGAAGAACCTCCCCCCAGGCCTGGCTATGGCCCGCCCCCTGAGGGGCGAGAGGGCCGCCGGCCCCAGCCTTGGTGAATTCAGCGCTAGTTGTCGGCCAGGGCTCAGTAGGGTGGCTACTTGCTTTCTCGACCGGGATACTTCCGCCATGACCGTCGCCGGTAGCGATTGCACCGCAGCCTTCAAGGCCGCCTACTCAAACCGCTACACCTGGGAACCCGGTTTTGGTGGTTACCAGGGCCGTTGCGTCTGGGAGCAGGGCGACCAACGGGCGGAGGCCAGTTTCCAGGTGGGCGCCGATCTCAAGGCCCAGGTTGGCGGCATCGACGACGAAGAAATTAAAAAGGCCGTGGCCTCCCAGCTGTGGGAGGTGGCCATCCACCGGGTGCGTCGCTCCTTTGAGCAGACCCACGGCGAGAACACCTTCACGGCCGGCGACACCGACGCGGTCGGAACTGAGGTAATCGTGGGCGGCAAGAACAGCGGCGACCGCTACCGCATCAAGGGCGATGTGGTCACGATGGTGCACCGTCACATCCACGGCACCGTGGTGACTATCTTCACCGAGAGCACCACCGACACCGGCAGCGGCTACTTGAGCCACACCTACACCAGCCAGTACGCCGATCCCACCAGTGGTGAGCTCAAGGGCGGAAAGAGTCGCTTCACCGACACCTTTGTACCCCTCACCCCTAGTGGCCCCTGGGTGTTGGGTGGACGCGTGGTCGAAACCGAGGCCCATGGCGAAGTGCCGGCCGGCCGCCAGGAGTTTCATTTCGAGGACTTGGCGCCCCTGGCCTAGTTCAGGGGGCGGGCTGGCGTCACAATGCGCCAATGCTTTCCCTTTGGCTTGGCGCCTACGACCAGGGTTTGGCCTATGGGGGCCTGGCCCTGGGCACCTACCTGACCCTGCGGGTCCTCAATTTTCCCGACCTCACGGTTGATGGCTCCTTTGCCCTGGGTGGCGGGGCCGCGGCGATGTTGATCAGCCAGGGAATCTCCGTGCCCTGGGCCCTGGCGGCGGCGGTGGCCTGCGGCTGCCTAGCCGGCATGCTTACGGGCCTGATCCACACCCGCCTGGGGGTGAACGATCTTTTTGCCGGCATCCTCACCACCACCGGGCTGTATTCGATCACCCTGCGCCTGATGGGGCGCTCCAACATTCCCCTCACCGATACCCCAGCCGGGATCTTGAAGCTGCCGGATTTGATCCCCGGCCTCGATGACAACTGGGCAATTGCCCTCAGCCTGGTGGTGCTTGGCCTGGGGTTATTGCTAGCCCTGCTGCTTTCCACCGATTTCGGCCTGGCCCTGAGGGCATTGGGCAACAACGCCACCATGGCCCGGGCCAATGGCATCAACCAGGGACGCGGGCTCACCTTGGGCATTGCGGCTGCCAACGGTTTGGTGGCCCTATCCGGTGCCCTGGTGGCCATCTACCAGGGCTTTGCCGACGTGACCATGGGCATTGGTTCCCTGATCTTGGGCCTGGGCATGGTGATCATTGGTGAATCGGTTTTGCGGCCCCGTTCCTTTTCGATGGCCCTTGTGGCGGTGGTGTTGGGGGCGGTGTTGTTCCGGGCCCTGATTGCGATTGCCCTGCAGTTGGGCCTCGATCCGATCGACCTCAAGCTGACCACGGCCGCACTGCTGCTGTTTGCCCTGGCCTTTGGTCGCCTGCGCATTCCTGGCCTGGCGGACCAGGGCAGGGGCTCGTAATGGCAGCGGCTGGCCTGAGCATCAGGGAGCTCGATTGGGGCCACCCCCTGCCCGGTGGCGAGTGGCGCCAGCTGTTTAGGGATTTTTCGCTGGATTGCCCCCGGGGCCAATTTGTGGTGGTGATTGGCAGCAATGGTTCGGGTAAATCCACCCTGCTCAACCTGGTGGCCGGCACCCTTAAAGCCGCGGCCGGCAGCATTCGCCTGGGGGAGCGCCCCCTGGAGCGCCTGCCCGACCACGGCCGTGCCCGCTGGATTGGCCGGGTGATGCAAAACCCCCTCGACGGCACCTGCCCCACCTTGAGCATTGCTGAGAATTTGCGCCTGGCCGAAAGGCGTCACCGCCCAGCCCTAAGCCTGCAGGGGCTTTTAGGGCTCCATCCCAGCCCCGGCGATCGCCGTCGCTACAGAAGCCTGCTGGCTGGATTGGGCCTGCCCCTGGCCGACCGCCTCGATGAACCGGTGGGTCAACTCTCGGGCGGTCAGCGCCAGACCCTCAGCCTGGTGATGGCCACCCTGGGATCCCCCGATTTGCTGCTGCTTGACGAGCACACCGCCGCCCTTGACCCCCGGGCCGAAGCCACCGTGATTGGCCTTACCGAGCAATTGGTGTGCCAGTTGGGCACCACCACCTTGATGGTTACCCACAGCCTCAAGCAGGCCCTAAGCCATGGCGATCGGTTGGTGATGCTCCACGACGGCCAGCTGATTGGCGATTGGAATGGGGAGCAGCGCCGGAGCTTGAGCGAGGAGTCGTTGCGGGCCCTCTATGGCTCGGCCATAGTGAAATCAACCAGCCAAACCCATCCCGATGGCCCTGCAACGGCGTGAATTCCTTGGCCTGATGGGGGCCGGTGCCGTCAGCACCATCGCCCTGGCCGCCTGCGGCCGCCTGGGGACCCCCAAGGTGAAGGGGCCGACG
This genomic interval from Cyanobium sp. WAJ14-Wanaka contains the following:
- a CDS encoding ABC transporter permease encodes the protein MLSLWLGAYDQGLAYGGLALGTYLTLRVLNFPDLTVDGSFALGGGAAAMLISQGISVPWALAAAVACGCLAGMLTGLIHTRLGVNDLFAGILTTTGLYSITLRLMGRSNIPLTDTPAGILKLPDLIPGLDDNWAIALSLVVLGLGLLLALLLSTDFGLALRALGNNATMARANGINQGRGLTLGIAAANGLVALSGALVAIYQGFADVTMGIGSLILGLGMVIIGESVLRPRSFSMALVAVVLGAVLFRALIAIALQLGLDPIDLKLTTAALLLFALAFGRLRIPGLADQGRGS
- the carB gene encoding carbamoyl-phosphate synthase large subunit; translation: MPRRTDLRRILLLGSGPIVIGQACEFDYSGTQACKALRAEGFEVVLVNSNPASIMTDPDMADRTYIEPLTPEVVTRVIEIEKPDALLPTMGGQTALNLAVALAENGTLAKHGIELIGANLAAIQKAEDRLLFKEAMARIGVEVCPSGIAKTQDEAELVGDQIGSYPRIIRPAFTLGGSGGGIAYNWEEFRAICKSGLEASPVSQILIEQSLLGWKEFELEVMRDSADNVVIVCSIENLDPMGVHTGDSITVAPAQTLTDREYQRLRDQSIAIIREIGVDTGGSNIQFAINPANGDVVVIEMNPRVSRSSALASKATGFPIAKIAARLAVGYTLDEIVNDITGATPACFEPTIDYVVTKIPRFAFEKFRGSPALLTTSMKSVGEAMAIGRCFEESFQKAMRSLETGHAGWGCDRADLPMDPTDLERALRAASPDRIFAVRSAMLAGRSDAEIHQLSAIDPWFLAKLRRIVDAQGRLLSGRGLADLQAAALLELKQLGFSDRQIGWATGSDELEVRRHRQALGVNAVFKTVDTCAAEFASSTPYHYATYERPLERLGADGSLRQLPAEDEVQPDGRRKVMILGGGPNRIGQGIEFDYCCCHASFALQEAGFATVMVNSNPETVSTDYDSSDRLYFEPLTLEDVLNIIEAEKPEGVIVQFGGQTPLKLAIPLLRWLGSAEGLATGTRIWGTSPESIDSAEDREQFEAILRRLDIRQPRNGLARTEAEARAVAERVGYPVVVRPSYVLGGRAMEVVYGEEELNRYMVEAVQVEPDHPVLIDQYLENATEVDVDALCDGAGQVVIGGVMEHIEPAGIHSGDSACCLPTVSLSAEALATIRTWSKDLALALDVRGLINLQFAVQGDAQGKPMVFIIEANPRASRTVPFVAKATGVALAKVASQVMAGKTLAELGLSAEPRPPLQTVKEAVLPFKRFPGSDTLLGPEMRSTGEVMGIAEGFGLAYAKAELAAGEALPTGGMVFLSTHDRDKEALVPVASRLAELGFSLTATSGTAAVLAASGLNVEPVLKVHEGRPNIEDSIRSGLIQLIINTPIGRKAIHDDKYLRRAALDYAVTTVTTLAGARAAVEAIATLQQQEQVVVHALQDIHPQ
- a CDS encoding ATP-binding protein, whose amino-acid sequence is MKPLLCDRLGHCPEMEPALKPDRGIWIHLASPLEPVWLFFPLPSAQFLSTDPLLLSLSLITGSVMAGAMFLFLEVRRPLRRLEQAMAEVRSGADGSPAPATGALEVRQLSLHFNSMLSRIQASERERQTMLAGIAHDLNSPLTRLRLRLQGGSAPGDSLLCLDSHAQLKLGADLDALGRITQQFLLFAGSGSREGFVEVPLHQLLEELSAHYDGQDLRLELDEIQALVQPIALIRAIGNLIDNALEYGEAPLLLRLILLNPYAYAIEVIDRGPGIPDQELDLAVEPFQRLDRARRGEGHCGLGLAIAKRIALVHGGDLLLNPISAAEGGGLCACFWGSCQPLERA
- a CDS encoding DUF3386 domain-containing protein, with amino-acid sequence MTVAGSDCTAAFKAAYSNRYTWEPGFGGYQGRCVWEQGDQRAEASFQVGADLKAQVGGIDDEEIKKAVASQLWEVAIHRVRRSFEQTHGENTFTAGDTDAVGTEVIVGGKNSGDRYRIKGDVVTMVHRHIHGTVVTIFTESTTDTGSGYLSHTYTSQYADPTSGELKGGKSRFTDTFVPLTPSGPWVLGGRVVETEAHGEVPAGRQEFHFEDLAPLA
- a CDS encoding response regulator: MAKPFKVWLVDDDPELRQMLGSYLSDHGYEVRCFETAELFLVRLAIQRPDLVVLDVMLPGQDGLSLMRQLRGAQDDLPVVMLTAKGDPVDRIIGLEQGADDYLAKPFLPRELTARVDSVLRRHSQRPVGVPLEGEEPVVFGQCVLNLHTRTLQKGDCILAITTGEFSLLMAFVQNAHRPLSRQRLIDIARGPASETDLRSMDVQVSRLRKLIEADPRRPRYIQTVWGFGYVFVPEGKPAAC
- a CDS encoding bluetail domain-containing putative surface protein, with amino-acid sequence MLVGDNSSNNSSGGDGNDRLLATAGSDSISGGAGIDTLDYSGLNADITLSRGGVISKSGGLGTDTIASFDVEVIQANPNRRNVIDGSTGTTATMTVDLSKESLTINNLPFVGSASLVVKGFQDVVGSENADSITGSNLANNLNGGGGNDLLRGLGGGDILTGGAGSDTFAFGMGDSLLSGFDRITDLVIGTDVIDGWSAVVKVSQLGRVASLDLAEVGNLLNGRNFSANDAVTFSLGAGSNNRTFLALNDGQAGFQGGSDGIIEITGFSGDLSRLTVV
- a CDS encoding ABC transporter ATP-binding protein, which produces MAAAGLSIRELDWGHPLPGGEWRQLFRDFSLDCPRGQFVVVIGSNGSGKSTLLNLVAGTLKAAAGSIRLGERPLERLPDHGRARWIGRVMQNPLDGTCPTLSIAENLRLAERRHRPALSLQGLLGLHPSPGDRRRYRSLLAGLGLPLADRLDEPVGQLSGGQRQTLSLVMATLGSPDLLLLDEHTAALDPRAEATVIGLTEQLVCQLGTTTLMVTHSLKQALSHGDRLVMLHDGQLIGDWNGEQRRSLSEESLRALYGSAIVKSTSQTHPDGPATA